The following proteins come from a genomic window of Populus alba chromosome 12, ASM523922v2, whole genome shotgun sequence:
- the LOC118044614 gene encoding LOW QUALITY PROTEIN: transcription factor ICE1-like (The sequence of the model RefSeq protein was modified relative to this genomic sequence to represent the inferred CDS: inserted 1 base in 1 codon): protein MLYRLNSNNIWLEDHKEEQDSTTNHHHHNNITNTAAGCGGVMLEGKEEMGSLSTFKSMFEVEDEWYVTNSTSTILQNHQDSIKDLTFSPSLVDPDNLLLHQVDSSSSCSPSSSVFNNLDPSQVHYFMHPKPTLSSLLNVVSNNPLEHGFDLSEIGFLENQGTNSTTTANVSSLLNRGSGVLGNFGNFTDLSSNSQISIPNLCSDPQFSSSRMLQLPENGPGFNGFRGLDEISGNQLFFNRSKLLRPLETYPSMGAQPTLFQKRAALRKNLGEVERDKGKREMTQISEENDKKRKFSSGDDFLEDVSFDGSGLNYDSDEFTENTKVEETGKNGGNSSKANSGVTGGGVDQKGKKRGLPAKNLMAERRRRKKLNDRLYMLRSVVPKISKMDRHQILXDAIEYLKELLQRINDLHNELESTPPSSSLTPTTSFHPLTPTPSALPSRIMDKLCPGSLPSPNGQPARVEVRVREGRAVNIHMFCGRKPGLLLSTMRALDNLGLDIQQAVISCFNGFAMDIFRAEQCKEGQDMHPDQIKAVLLDSAGFHGTM, encoded by the exons ATGCTTTATAGACTCAATAGCAACAATATTTGGCTTGAAGATCATAAAGAAGAGCAAGATTCAACAACAAACCATCATCACCACAACAACATTACCAATACTGCGGCTGGTTGTGGTGGGGTTATGTTGGAGGGAAAAGAAGAAATGGGTTCTCTTTCTACTTTCAAATCTATGTTTGAAGTGGAAGATGAGTGGTACGTGACTAACAGCACTAGTACTATTCTTCAAAACCATCAAGATAGTATCAAAGACCTCACCTTTTCACCAAGTCTTGTCGACCCAGATAATCTTTTGCTTCACCAAGTggattcttcctcttcttgttcacCTTCTTCTTCAGTTTTCAACAATTTGGATCCTTCTCAGGTACATTACTTTATGCATCCAAAGCCCACTTTGTCTTCACTCCTCAATGTGGTTTCTAACAACCCTTTAGAGCATGGGTTTGATTTGAGTGAAATTGGTTTCCTTGAGAATCAAGGAACAAATTCAACTACAACAGCAAATGTTTCATCTCTGTTAAACAGGGGAAGTGGTGTTTTGGGGAATTTTGGGAATTTCACTGATTTGAGTTCAAACAGTCAGATTAGTATTCCTAATTTATGTTCTGATCCACAATTTTCAAGTTCCCGCATGCTTCAGTTGCCTGAAAATGGTCCTGGGTTTAATGGTTTTAGAGGGCTTGATGAGATTTCGGGGAATCAGTTGTTTTTTAACAGGTCTAAATTGTTAAGGCCTCTTGAAACTTACCCTTCAATGGGCGCACAGCCTACCTTGTTTCAAAAGAGAGCAGCTTTGAGGAAGAACTTGGGTGAAGTTGAGAGAGATAAAGGGAAGAGAGAAATGACTCAAATTAGTGAAGAGAATGACAAGAAGAGAAAATTTAGTAGTGGAGATGATTTTCTTGAGGATGTTAGCTTTGATGGGTCGGGTTTGAATTATGATTCTGATGAATTTACTGAGAATACTAAGGTGGAGGAGACTGGTAAGAATGGTGGAAACAGTTCAAAGGCGAATAGTGGTGTTACTGGTGGTGGTGTGGATCAAAAGGGGAAGAAAAGGGGCCTTCCAGCTAAGAATTTGATGGCAGAGAGGAGGCGCCGGAAGAAGCTTAATGATAGGCTGTACATGCTGAGGTCTGTTGTTCCAAAGATCAGCAAA ATGGATAGGCATCAAATCC GGGATGCAATTGAATACTTGAAAGAACTTCTGCAAAGGATTAATGACCTCCATAATGAATTGGAGTCAACTCCTCCCAGCTCTTCATTGACGCCAACCACTAGTTTTCATCCTTTGACACCGACTCCATCAGCACTGCCCAGCCGTATCATGGACAAACTTTGCCCCGGCTCATTGCCAAGCCCAAATGGCCAACCTGCAagg GTCGAGGTTAGAGTGAGAGAAGGACGAGCTGTAAACATCCACATGTTTTGTGGCCGCAAACCAGGTCTTTTGCTCTCCACTATGAGAGCTTTGGATAACCTTGGGCTAGACATCCAGCAAGCTGTCATTAGCTGTTTCAATGGTTTTGCCATGGATATCTTCCGAGCTGAG CAATGCAAAGAAGGGCAGGACATGCATCCAGATCAAATTAAAGCAGTCCTACTGGATTCAGCTGGCTTCCATGGCACGATGTAG
- the LOC118044613 gene encoding auxin response factor 2A has product MASSEISAKANSGNIKGGGESFSSGYSEAMEGQKGHSTHPSSARDAETALYNELWHACAGPLVTVPREGDHVFYFPQGHLEQVEASTNQVADQQMPLYNLQPKILCRVVNVQLKAEPDTDEVFAQVTLLPLHNQDENASEKEPPPPPPPRFHVHSFCKTLTASDTSTHGGFSVLRRHADECLPPLDMSRQPPTQELVAKDLHGSEWRFRHIFRGQPRRHLLQSGWSVFVSSKRLVAGDAFIFLRGENGELRVGVRRAMRQQSNVPSSVISSHSMHLGVLATAWHAVSTGTMFTVYYKPRTSPAEFIVPFDQYMESVKSNYSIGMRFKMRFEGEEAPEQRFTGTIVGIEDADPSRWKDSKWRCLKVRWDETSTIPRPDRVSPWKIEPALAPPALNPLPMPRPKRPRANMVPSSSDSSVLTREGSSKVTADPSSASGFPRVLRGQEFSTLRGNFAEGNESDAAEKSVMWLPSADDEKIDVLTSSRRFGSEWWISSARQEPTYTDLLSGFGANADSSHGFGAPFVDQTAGGANPMKKHLSDQGQFNLLASPWSIMSPGLSLKLSESNSRVPIQGSSDVAYQSRENIRYSAFSGYPMLHGQRVEQSHGNCMMPPPPSHFDNHAHTRELIPKPKLVQEHDTGKSLDGNCKLFGIPLKISKPATPEQAGPTNMVNELMGHTQPASHHLTSESDQKSEHSRGSKLADENENEKPFQVGHMRTRDSHGKAQNSSTRSCTKVHKQGIALGRSVDLTRFNNYDELIAELDRLFEFNGELLAPQKNWLIVYTDDEDDMMLVGDDPWQEFVGMVRKIVIYTREEVQRIKPGTLNSRLSENPSGMEGEDAKEAKHLPLPSASSPLNC; this is encoded by the exons atGGCTTCCTCAGAGATTTCAGCAAAAGCTAACAGTGGAAACATtaaaggaggaggagagagCTTCTCTTCTGGTTACAGTGAAGCTATGGAAGGGCAAAAAGGTCATTCCACCCATCCAAGCTCAGCTAGAG ATGCTGAGACTGCGTTGTATAATGAGCTATGGCATGCTTGCGCTGGTCCTCTAGTGACTGTACCTCGCGAAGGAGATCACGTGTTTTATTTCCCTCAAGGACATCTAGAGcag GTGGAGGCATCGACGAATCAGGTAGCAGACCAGCAGATGCCGTTGTACAATCTCCAACCGAAGATCTTGTGTCGTGTGGTTAATGTTCAATTGAAG GCTGAACCGGATACTGATGAGGTGTTTGCACAAGTGACTCTACTTCCTTTGCACAAC CAAGATGAGAATGCATCGGAGAAGGAgcctcctccacctccaccaccgCGATTTCATGtacattcattttgtaaaacCCTGACTGCTTCGGATACCAGTACTCATGGTGGTTTTTCAGTTCTTAGACGACATGCAGATGAATGTCTTCCACCATTG GATATGTCAAGGCAGCCTCCAACACAGGAATTGGTTGCCAAGGATTTGCATGGAAGTGAATGGCGATTCAGGCACATTTTTCGGG GTCAACCACGGAGGCACTTGCTTCAGAGTGGATGGAGTGTGTTTGTTAGCTCTAAAAGGCTTGTTGCTGGTGATGCCTTTATATTTCTAAG AGGTGAGAATGGAGAACTTCGAGTTGGTGTTAGACGTGCAATGAGACAGCAGAGTAATGTTCCATCATCGGTCATTTCCAGCCACAGCATGCATCTCGGTGTTCTTGCTACTGCATGGCATGCTGTTTCAACAGGGACAATGTTCACTGTTTATTACAAGCCAAG GACAAGTCCTGCTGAGTTCATTGTCCCATTTGATCAATACATGGAGTCTGTCAAGAGTAATTATTCCATAGGGATGAGGtttaaaatgagatttgaaggagaagaagctCCTGAGCAAAG ATTTACTGGAACTATTGTCGGAATTGAAGATGCTGATCCCAGTAGGTGGAAGGATTCTAAATGGAGGTGCCTTAAG GTGAGATGGGATGAAACTTCTACAATACCTCGACCAGATAGAGTTTCACCATGGAAAATAGAGCCTGCTCTTGCACCTCCTGCACTAAATCCTCTTCCAATGCCCAGGCCAAAAAGGCCCCGAGCAAACATGGTGCCATCATCTTCCGACTCCTCTGTTCTTACCAGAGAAG GTTCATCCAAAGTAACTGCAGACCCTTCATCAGCAAGTGGATTTCCAAGGGTCTTGCGAGGTCAAGAGTTCTCGACCTTGAGAGGCAATTTTGCAGAGGGCAACGAGTCTGATGCTGCAGAAAAGTCTGTTATGTGGCTGCCCTCAGCAGACGATGAGAAGATAGATGTGTTAACATCTTCAAGAAGATTTGGATCAGAGTGGTGGATATCCTCTGCCAGACAGGAACCGACCTACACAGATTTGCTGTCTGGCTTCGGGGCAAATGCTGATTCATCCCATGGGTTTGGTGCTCCGTTTGTTGACCAAACTGCTGGGGGCGCTAATCCAATGAAGAAACACTTGTCAGATCAAGGGCAGTTCAACTTGCTTGCCAGCCCATGGTCCATAATGTCCCCAGGCCTCTCTCTAAAGTTGTCAGAGTCAAACTCTAGGGTTCCAATACAAGGCAGCAGCGATGTAGCATATCAATCAAGGGAAAATATCAGATACAGTGCATTCAGTGGGTATCCCATGCTTCACGGTCAGAGAGTCGAGCAATCTCATGGAAACTGTATGATGCCTCCCCCGCCATCTCATTTTGATAATCATGCTCATACAAGAGAGCTGATACCGAAACCCAAACTGGTGCAAGAACATGATACCGGAAAATCTTTGGATGGAAACTGCAAGCTATTTGGTATTCCCCTGAAAATTAGTAAACCCGCCACACCAGAGCAAGCAGGACCAACAAACATGGTGAACGAACTGATGGGTCACACCCAACCTGCGAGTCACCATCTCACATCTGAATCAGATCAGAAGTCAGAACACTCCAGGGGTTCAAAGTTGGCCGATGAAAATGAAAACGAGAAACCATTCCAGGTTGGCCACATGCGTACGAGGGACAGTCATGGAAAAGCACAAAACAGCTCAACCAGGAGTTGTACAAAG GTTCACAAGCAGGGGATTGCACTTGGTAGATCTGTTGATCTTACGAGGTTCAATAACTATGATGAGTTGATTGCTGAATTGGACCGGTTGTTTGAATTTAATGGTGAATTACTGGCTCCTCAAAAGAATTGGTTGATTGTGTATACTGATGACGAGGATGATATGATGCTTGTTGGAGATGATCCCTGGCA GGAATTCGTCGGCATGGTTAGGAAGATTGTTATTTACACCAGAGAGGAGGTACAGAGGATTAAACCAGGCACTTTAAATTCAAGACTCAGTGAAAATCCATCGGGCATGGAGGGTGAGGATGCTAAAGAAGCCAAACATCTGCCACTTCCTTCAGCTTCTAGTCCTTTGAATTGTTAG